The Niastella koreensis GR20-10 genome includes a window with the following:
- a CDS encoding glycosyltransferase family 2 protein, with product MSVIIVNYNVKYFLEQCLCSVRKAIGQMSVATGANNVEVWVVDNNSKDGSIEYLQLLFPFVQFIKNPVNQGFSKANNQALQKARGKYILFLNPDTILPEDAFTSCLAFMETTPDAGALGVQMIDGTGQYLKESKRGFPSMWVSFCKMSGLTRWFPSSKLFARYYMGHLSNQEVNKVDILSGAYMMVRKSLLDKREVSMSNSLCMARILILVTACNRRAVTTTIFQIAP from the coding sequence TTGTCGGTCATCATTGTTAATTACAACGTGAAATACTTCCTGGAGCAGTGTTTATGCTCGGTAAGGAAAGCTATTGGGCAAATGAGTGTGGCTACGGGAGCAAATAACGTGGAAGTTTGGGTGGTAGACAATAATTCAAAGGATGGCAGCATCGAGTACCTGCAACTCCTGTTTCCTTTTGTACAGTTTATAAAGAATCCGGTTAACCAGGGGTTTTCAAAAGCCAATAACCAGGCGCTGCAGAAAGCCCGGGGAAAATACATCCTGTTTCTGAATCCCGATACCATTTTACCGGAAGATGCTTTTACGAGTTGTTTGGCGTTTATGGAAACCACACCCGATGCAGGGGCGCTGGGTGTGCAAATGATCGATGGTACCGGACAATACCTGAAAGAATCGAAGCGCGGTTTTCCTTCTATGTGGGTATCGTTTTGTAAAATGAGTGGATTAACCCGCTGGTTCCCTTCTTCCAAACTATTTGCGCGCTACTACATGGGGCATTTGAGCAACCAGGAGGTGAATAAGGTAGATATTTTATCCGGCGCTTATATGATGGTGAGAAAATCCCTGCTCGATAAACGGGAGGTTTCGATGAGCAATTCTTTATGTATGGCGAGGATATTGATCTTAGTTACCGCCTGCAACAGGCGGGCAGTTACAACTACTATTTTCCAGATTGCACCATAA
- a CDS encoding inositol monophosphatase family protein produces MLKETLINATEAGAKVMQHYFNSKSLLISNKEGINNLVTEADHASEKAIIDTIKEQFPDHFILSEEAGEIKMDNEYKWIIDPIDGTVNYAHGIPICCVSIGLEHNGIMIMGAVLNPFIKEYYFAEKGKGATLNGEPIHVSMESDVMKSCLVTGFPYTYINNPNGPLEAFSRFIRAGVPVRRLGSAAMDLCWVAAGRFDGFYEHKLQAWDSAAGFLIVEEAGGKVTDFEGKPYSPYQPHIAATNGKIHDDLLKWVNDKA; encoded by the coding sequence ATGTTAAAAGAAACTTTAATAAATGCCACCGAAGCAGGCGCCAAAGTAATGCAGCATTACTTCAACTCAAAAAGTCTGCTCATCAGCAATAAGGAAGGAATTAACAACCTGGTGACCGAAGCCGACCACGCTTCTGAAAAAGCCATCATTGATACCATTAAAGAACAGTTTCCCGACCATTTCATCTTAAGTGAAGAAGCCGGCGAAATTAAAATGGACAATGAATACAAATGGATCATCGACCCTATTGATGGTACTGTAAACTATGCCCATGGTATTCCCATTTGCTGCGTTTCCATTGGCCTGGAACACAACGGTATCATGATTATGGGCGCGGTGCTGAACCCATTCATTAAAGAATATTATTTCGCCGAAAAAGGAAAAGGAGCAACCCTCAATGGAGAACCTATTCACGTGAGCATGGAAAGCGATGTAATGAAATCATGCCTGGTAACCGGCTTCCCTTATACTTATATCAACAATCCCAACGGTCCGCTCGAAGCATTTTCGCGCTTTATCAGGGCCGGGGTGCCTGTTCGCCGTTTAGGTTCTGCCGCTATGGACCTTTGCTGGGTTGCTGCCGGCCGTTTTGACGGGTTCTACGAGCATAAATTACAGGCCTGGGACAGCGCCGCCGGATTTTTGATCGTGGAAGAAGCTGGTGGTAAAGTAACTGATTTTGAAGGCAAACCGTATTCACCGTATCAGCCCCATATTGCCGCTACCAACGGTAAAATACACGACGATTTGTTAAAATGGGTGAACGACAAAGCCTAA
- the thiL gene encoding thiamine-phosphate kinase codes for MSESRTEISSLGEFGLIEHLTRNIELQNASSIVGVGDDAAVIDHFGKQTVVTTDLLVEGIHFDLMYTPLKHLGYKSVVVNLSDIYAMNATPTQITVSIAFSNRFSVEALSEFYEGIYAACEKYGVDLVGGDTSSSQKGFVISVTAIGEVAPGKYVRRDTAKKGDLICCSGDLGAAYVGLLFLEREKQIYLESPQVQPDLEGESYVIGRLLKPEARKDIVEFLEVHNIMPTSMMDISDGLSSEILHICEQSQLGCVLYEEKLPIAEEMRKAAFKFEIDPTACALSGGEDYELLFTMSQSDYEKIVLNEQISVIGYMTDAAEGMKINTRGGQVHPITAQGWNAFKK; via the coding sequence ATGAGCGAAAGCAGAACAGAAATAAGTTCCCTGGGTGAATTTGGCTTAATAGAACATCTTACCAGAAATATAGAACTGCAAAACGCCTCCTCCATTGTGGGTGTGGGGGACGATGCGGCTGTTATTGACCATTTTGGCAAACAAACCGTAGTTACTACCGATCTGCTGGTGGAGGGTATTCATTTCGATCTTATGTACACCCCCCTGAAGCACCTGGGGTATAAAAGCGTGGTGGTGAACCTGAGCGACATCTACGCCATGAATGCGACCCCTACGCAAATAACGGTGAGCATTGCCTTCAGCAACCGCTTTAGTGTGGAAGCACTCAGTGAGTTCTATGAAGGTATTTACGCAGCCTGCGAAAAATATGGGGTCGACCTGGTAGGCGGCGATACCAGTTCCTCTCAAAAAGGTTTTGTGATCTCGGTTACCGCCATTGGCGAGGTAGCACCGGGGAAATATGTAAGAAGAGATACCGCCAAAAAAGGCGACCTCATCTGCTGCAGTGGCGACCTGGGCGCCGCCTACGTTGGACTGTTGTTCCTGGAACGCGAAAAACAGATCTACCTCGAGAGCCCACAGGTACAGCCCGATCTGGAAGGCGAAAGCTATGTAATTGGCCGCCTGTTAAAACCCGAGGCCCGCAAAGACATTGTGGAATTTCTTGAAGTTCATAATATTATGCCTACATCCATGATGGACATTAGCGATGGGTTAAGCTCTGAAATACTGCACATTTGCGAACAAAGCCAGCTGGGATGCGTATTGTATGAGGAAAAACTGCCCATTGCCGAGGAAATGCGGAAGGCAGCCTTTAAATTTGAAATAGACCCAACCGCCTGTGCGTTGAGTGGAGGTGAAGATTATGAATTACTGTTCACGATGTCACAATCTGATTACGAAAAGATCGTTTTAAATGAACAGATTAGCGTCATTGGTTACATGACCGATGCAGCAGAAGGAATGAAAATCAATACCAGGGGCGGACAGGTTCATCCCATTACAGCGCAGGGATGGAACGCCTTTAAAAAATAA
- a CDS encoding S41 family peptidase, whose translation MMRKLAYVCLVVCISGLWGCSASRQTFDPQHKYSKKQLQKDYTVFRNVLEESHPSLYWFTPKDSMDYFFNDGYRHISDSMTELQFRNILSYVVSKIHCGHTAVKYSKQYGKYLDTAKLKMFPLSFKVWSDSMVITANINRKDSILKYGTIVTAIDGYSTRQLTDSFMNYVSGDGNSISGKYQSLSNSGAFGSLYRNVIGMKDQVAITYIDSTGTQQTVSVPVFDPSVKDTTEKAPGSNKPGAKQPKEPKENHHLQFASRYVQIDTTLSSAYMTLHTFARGNKLRSFYRQVFRELDRRNIQHLVVDVRTNGGGDAGLSTLLTRYLADKKFKLADSLYAVRRSSKYGKYISWQPFYWSLSQFVTHKEKDGNYHFGYFERHYFHPRKKHHYNGDIYLVTGGNSFSATTLFVKVLQGQPNVKIIGEETGGGAYGNTAWMIPDVTLPNTKVRFRLPKFRLVMDEKLVKDARGIMPDIQVSPTRETIRQGIDPKAAVIRGMILHKIGVAQQ comes from the coding sequence ATGATGCGGAAGTTAGCCTACGTTTGTCTTGTCGTATGTATTTCAGGTCTTTGGGGCTGCTCTGCATCACGCCAAACATTTGATCCCCAGCATAAGTATTCCAAAAAGCAATTACAAAAGGACTATACTGTTTTTCGTAATGTGCTGGAAGAATCGCATCCCAGCCTGTATTGGTTTACCCCCAAAGACAGCATGGATTACTTTTTCAATGATGGGTACAGGCACATCAGCGATTCCATGACCGAATTGCAGTTCCGCAATATTCTTTCCTATGTGGTAAGCAAGATCCATTGCGGGCATACAGCGGTTAAATATTCCAAACAATACGGTAAGTACCTCGATACAGCTAAATTAAAGATGTTTCCCCTGAGCTTTAAGGTGTGGAGCGACTCCATGGTCATTACTGCCAATATCAACCGAAAGGATTCCATTTTGAAATACGGCACCATAGTTACAGCTATCGATGGATACAGCACCCGGCAGCTCACCGATTCATTCATGAACTATGTTTCCGGCGATGGCAACAGCATAAGCGGTAAATACCAAAGCCTCAGTAACAGTGGAGCCTTTGGCAGCCTGTACCGGAATGTAATAGGCATGAAAGACCAGGTGGCCATAACATATATTGACAGCACCGGTACCCAACAAACTGTAAGTGTACCGGTGTTTGACCCCTCAGTAAAAGATACAACCGAAAAAGCACCCGGAAGTAATAAACCTGGCGCTAAACAGCCTAAGGAGCCCAAAGAAAACCACCATCTCCAGTTCGCTTCCCGGTATGTTCAAATAGATACTACGTTGTCCTCGGCTTACATGACGCTGCACACATTTGCAAGAGGGAATAAATTACGGTCTTTTTACCGGCAGGTTTTCCGGGAGCTGGACCGTCGCAATATTCAACACCTGGTGGTGGACGTGCGCACCAATGGCGGGGGCGATGCCGGCCTTTCTACCCTCTTAACCCGTTACCTGGCCGATAAGAAGTTCAAACTCGCTGATTCATTATACGCCGTTCGCCGCAGCAGCAAATACGGCAAATACATTTCCTGGCAGCCGTTTTACTGGTCGCTGTCGCAGTTTGTAACTCATAAAGAAAAAGACGGCAACTATCACTTTGGTTATTTTGAACGCCATTACTTTCATCCCAGGAAAAAACATCACTACAATGGGGATATTTACCTGGTAACAGGCGGCAATTCTTTTTCGGCCACAACCTTGTTTGTAAAAGTGCTGCAGGGCCAGCCGAATGTAAAAATAATTGGGGAGGAAACGGGTGGCGGCGCCTATGGCAATACAGCCTGGATGATCCCCGATGTTACACTGCCTAACACCAAAGTGCGTTTCAGGCTGCCTAAATTCAGACTGGTGATGGATGAAAAACTGGTAAAAGATGCCCGGGGAATTATGCCCGATATCCAGGTATCACCAACACGGGAAACCATTCGCCAGGGTATCGATCCCAAAGCGGCCGTTATCCGCGGAATGATCCTGCACAAAATTGGCGTGGCTCAACAGTAA
- the nagA gene encoding N-acetylglucosamine-6-phosphate deacetylase codes for MSVAYTNGKIFNGEKIEENKAVLTNNEVIVGVVNANAIPSQYRTEDLKGFTLAPAFIDMQIYGGNGKLFSQDLTVESLKATYEYCLTGGCAHFMITMATNTIEKFLQGFEVVRAYWEQGGKGLLGLHLEGPYINPVKRGAHLANCVKKPTIQEVSLLLEKGKDVFKMMTLAPEQCDDAVIKLLQQHNIILSIGHSNATYKQALDAFNKGIPAATHMFNAMSPLQHREPGVVGAIMNHPTAMSSIVCDGVHVDYAAVHIAKKVLQQRLFFITDAVAETTNGEYQHLFRGDRYALPDGTLSGSALTMLQCVKNAVNHVGISLEESLRMASAYPAQLMAGSMLGKMEPGYRADFVVFDDALELQRVYC; via the coding sequence ATGTCTGTAGCATACACCAACGGAAAAATATTTAACGGAGAAAAGATTGAAGAGAACAAAGCGGTTTTAACGAATAACGAAGTTATTGTTGGCGTGGTTAACGCGAATGCCATTCCCTCTCAATACAGAACAGAAGACCTGAAAGGGTTTACCCTGGCGCCGGCGTTTATCGATATGCAGATCTACGGCGGAAATGGCAAACTGTTCTCACAGGACCTCACGGTGGAATCATTGAAAGCCACCTATGAATATTGTTTAACGGGCGGCTGTGCGCATTTTATGATCACCATGGCCACCAATACCATTGAAAAATTCCTGCAGGGATTTGAAGTGGTGCGGGCTTACTGGGAACAGGGTGGTAAAGGATTGCTGGGTTTGCATTTGGAAGGGCCCTACATTAACCCGGTAAAAAGAGGCGCCCACCTGGCAAACTGTGTAAAAAAGCCAACCATCCAGGAAGTAAGCCTGTTGCTGGAGAAGGGTAAGGATGTATTTAAAATGATGACCCTGGCGCCCGAACAATGTGATGACGCTGTTATAAAACTATTACAACAACACAATATCATTCTTTCCATAGGGCATTCCAATGCTACTTACAAACAGGCCCTGGATGCGTTTAATAAAGGCATACCGGCCGCCACGCATATGTTTAATGCCATGTCGCCCCTGCAACACCGGGAGCCTGGCGTGGTAGGCGCTATTATGAATCATCCTACAGCCATGAGCAGTATTGTTTGTGATGGCGTGCATGTGGATTATGCAGCGGTACATATTGCCAAAAAAGTATTGCAGCAACGCCTGTTCTTTATCACCGATGCGGTGGCCGAAACCACCAACGGTGAATACCAGCACCTGTTCCGGGGTGACCGGTATGCATTGCCTGATGGTACCTTATCCGGTTCCGCCCTCACCATGCTGCAATGTGTAAAGAATGCAGTTAATCATGTAGGTATTTCGCTGGAAGAATCCTTACGGATGGCATCCGCTTATCCAGCCCAATTAATGGCTGGTAGTATGCTGGGTAAAATGGAACCCGGTTATCGCGCCGATTTTGTAGTGTTTGATGATGCGTTGGAACTGCAACGGGTTTACTGTTGA
- a CDS encoding nitrilase family protein has protein sequence MSTLTITTIQSNLQWEDKTANLQHFEEKIRGLQQRTEVVILPEMFSTGFSMNVEKLAEKMDGATVSWMKNLSAERKIIITGSLIIEEEGNYYNRLIWMLPNGQYGYYDKRHLFAYADEDQHYTPGNKRLIASVKGWKLNLLVCYDLRFPVWARQKLAASSLADLVASEMEARDLPMPPPEEVGSSITDTTPEYDVLVYVANWPEKRNHAWKTLLQARAIENQCYVVGVNRVGTDGMGHHYSGDTMIVDAMGAPLYTKAQDEDVFTITLQKDSLEEVRNKLPFLKDADRFIIA, from the coding sequence ATGTCAACACTAACCATCACCACCATACAAAGCAATTTGCAGTGGGAAGATAAAACCGCCAACCTGCAGCATTTTGAAGAAAAGATCCGCGGGTTGCAGCAGCGAACCGAAGTGGTAATTCTGCCCGAAATGTTCAGCACCGGTTTTAGCATGAATGTGGAAAAGCTGGCCGAAAAAATGGATGGCGCCACCGTGAGCTGGATGAAGAACCTGTCGGCTGAAAGAAAGATCATTATCACAGGCAGTTTGATAATTGAAGAGGAGGGAAACTATTACAACCGCCTGATATGGATGCTGCCTAACGGCCAATACGGTTATTACGATAAACGGCATCTGTTTGCCTACGCTGATGAAGACCAGCATTACACACCCGGCAATAAAAGATTAATTGCATCTGTAAAGGGCTGGAAGCTGAACCTGCTGGTGTGCTACGATCTGCGTTTTCCGGTATGGGCCAGGCAAAAACTTGCAGCCAGCTCCCTGGCCGACCTGGTAGCTTCGGAAATGGAAGCACGCGATCTGCCTATGCCGCCACCGGAGGAAGTCGGTTCATCCATTACCGATACAACGCCCGAATATGATGTGCTGGTGTATGTGGCCAACTGGCCCGAAAAACGCAACCATGCCTGGAAAACTTTGTTGCAGGCAAGAGCCATAGAAAACCAATGTTATGTAGTTGGCGTAAACCGCGTAGGAACCGATGGAATGGGCCACCACTACAGTGGAGACACAATGATTGTTGATGCCATGGGCGCACCATTGTACACTAAGGCGCAGGACGAAGATGTTTTCACCATCACCCTGCAAAAAGATTCCCTGGAGGAAGTACGGAATAAATTACCATTTTTGAAAGACGCCGATCGTTTTATAATTGCGTGA
- a CDS encoding GNAT family N-acetyltransferase, which translates to MNDNSTIIRLATAKDVPDLANLMNILGYPTTVAEMQQRFELLQSNPDYLTWVAVCNNEVAGMIGLVRNIYFEKNGLYIRVGALVVNNAFRKMGLGKALLQKATDWAIECGITQIYLTSGNREERIDAHAFYKHLGFEPRSTGFVKTLQP; encoded by the coding sequence ATGAACGATAATTCAACCATCATCCGGCTGGCGACAGCAAAAGACGTACCCGACCTGGCCAACCTGATGAATATACTGGGATACCCCACAACGGTGGCAGAAATGCAACAACGGTTTGAATTGTTACAATCTAATCCGGATTACCTTACCTGGGTTGCGGTTTGTAATAACGAGGTTGCCGGAATGATCGGTCTTGTGCGAAATATCTATTTCGAGAAAAACGGCCTGTACATCCGCGTAGGAGCGCTGGTGGTGAACAACGCATTCCGTAAAATGGGTTTGGGCAAGGCATTACTGCAAAAGGCAACAGACTGGGCTATAGAATGTGGTATAACCCAGATCTATTTAACCAGCGGCAACCGCGAAGAAAGGATCGATGCGCATGCTTTTTATAAACACCTGGGGTTTGAACCCCGCTCTACCGGTTTTGTAAAAACACTACAACCCTGA